In Sphingomonas sp. PAMC26645, one DNA window encodes the following:
- a CDS encoding MetQ/NlpA family ABC transporter substrate-binding protein — MNRRILLASFSLLALAACGGTKTNDGKTLTVAATAVPHAEILESIKPTLAKEGVDLQIRVFNDYVQPNLQVEQKQIDVSYFETKPYLDEFNASRGTHLVTYAGVHVEPLGAYSRKWKSIAQIPNGATVAIPNEPSNGGRALLLLQKAGLITLKNPTNPLSSLNDIATNPKNLQFKELEGATLPRTLGEVDLALINTNYALDAKLNPVRDALAIEDKNSPYVNFVVGLPGGEKDPRVVKLIAALRSPATKTFIEQHYRGAVLPAF, encoded by the coding sequence ATGAACCGCCGCATTTTGCTCGCCTCGTTCTCGCTGCTCGCGCTAGCCGCCTGCGGTGGCACCAAGACCAATGACGGCAAGACGCTGACCGTCGCCGCGACCGCGGTGCCCCACGCGGAAATCCTGGAGTCGATCAAGCCGACGCTCGCCAAGGAAGGCGTCGACCTCCAGATCCGCGTCTTCAACGACTACGTCCAGCCCAACCTCCAGGTCGAGCAGAAGCAGATCGACGTCAGCTATTTCGAGACCAAGCCGTATCTCGACGAGTTCAACGCCTCGCGCGGCACGCATCTCGTGACCTATGCCGGCGTCCATGTCGAACCGCTCGGCGCCTATTCGCGCAAGTGGAAGTCGATCGCGCAGATCCCCAACGGCGCGACCGTCGCGATCCCGAACGAGCCGAGCAACGGCGGCCGCGCGCTGCTGCTGCTCCAGAAGGCCGGGCTGATCACGCTCAAGAACCCAACCAACCCGCTGTCGAGCCTCAACGACATCGCCACCAACCCCAAGAACCTGCAATTCAAGGAGCTGGAGGGCGCCACCCTGCCCCGCACGCTCGGCGAGGTCGATCTCGCGCTGATCAACACCAACTACGCGCTCGACGCGAAGCTCAACCCGGTCCGCGACGCGCTCGCGATCGAGGACAAGAACAGCCCCTACGTCAATTTCGTCGTCGGCCTGCCCGGCGGTGAGAAGGATCCGCGGGTCGTGAAACTGATCGCCGCGCTGCGCAGCCCGGCGACCAAGACCTTCATCGAGCAGCATTATCGGGGTGCGGTCCTCCCGGCGTTCTGA
- a CDS encoding AlpA family phage regulatory protein — MTPMSNSAFTDGETRDDLLRSIVDLSRRWTSAGVKGKGIRLADHELDLLNAVGLGDILMSAAAAEQKKRAIERRSLRTRADPAPPAEARTLDPAPVDAAKIARIAGDRRGDNLLRIPEVRRRTGLSRATIYRRGEEKTFPTKVRLGPACVAWYESDINAFVADPTGYRG, encoded by the coding sequence ATGACGCCGATGAGCAACTCAGCATTCACGGACGGTGAGACGCGGGACGACCTGCTACGAAGCATTGTCGACCTTTCCCGCAGATGGACGTCCGCAGGGGTCAAGGGGAAGGGAATTCGCCTAGCGGATCACGAACTCGACCTGCTTAATGCGGTAGGGTTGGGGGACATCCTCATGTCCGCTGCGGCGGCTGAGCAAAAGAAGCGCGCGATCGAACGGCGTTCGCTTCGCACTCGTGCAGACCCCGCTCCGCCCGCGGAAGCACGGACGCTAGATCCTGCCCCAGTTGATGCGGCAAAAATTGCGCGGATCGCCGGCGACCGCCGCGGCGACAATCTTCTGCGCATTCCGGAAGTCCGCCGACGCACCGGACTGTCTCGCGCCACGATTTATCGCCGTGGAGAGGAGAAGACGTTCCCTACGAAGGTTCGTCTCGGACCAGCGTGTGTGGCTTGGTATGAGAGTGACATCAACGCATTCGTCGCTGATCCTACCGGCTACCGCGGTTGA
- a CDS encoding NADP-dependent oxidoreductase: MARAWSLKARPQGMPKHTDFAMIDLDQSTLGAGEVRIANRWLSVDPYMRGRMNDVKSYVPPFALGEAMQGGAVGEVVESNDDGIKVGDMVLHMAGWRDEAVVPAAQVQKLPPLDVPAQAFLGQLGMPGMTGYFGLLQVAEAKAGDTVFVSAAAGAVGSTVVQVAKAKGMTVIGSAGGAEKCAWVKSLGADAVIDYKSDVPVVKALGEAAPKGIDVYFDNVGGEHLDAALAHARMHARFAVCGMIDVYNSGAATQLKYLARLIGNRVQIRGFIVSDYMNRAEEFYKDMGGMLAAGTLKRQETVHEGLETMPDAFLGLFSGGNTGKMLVKV, encoded by the coding sequence ATGGCCCGTGCATGGAGCCTGAAGGCACGTCCGCAAGGCATGCCGAAGCATACCGACTTCGCCATGATCGATCTCGACCAGTCGACGCTCGGCGCCGGCGAGGTGCGGATCGCCAATCGCTGGCTGTCGGTCGACCCGTACATGCGAGGGCGGATGAACGACGTGAAGAGCTATGTCCCGCCGTTCGCGCTAGGCGAGGCGATGCAGGGCGGTGCGGTCGGCGAAGTGGTCGAGAGCAACGACGACGGCATCAAGGTCGGCGACATGGTGCTGCACATGGCGGGCTGGCGCGACGAAGCGGTGGTGCCGGCCGCGCAGGTGCAAAAGCTCCCTCCGCTGGACGTGCCGGCCCAGGCGTTTCTGGGTCAGCTCGGCATGCCGGGGATGACGGGGTATTTCGGGTTGCTTCAGGTTGCCGAGGCGAAGGCGGGCGATACGGTGTTCGTGTCGGCGGCGGCGGGTGCGGTCGGTTCGACCGTCGTGCAGGTCGCCAAGGCCAAGGGCATGACGGTGATCGGTTCGGCTGGCGGCGCGGAGAAATGCGCTTGGGTGAAGTCGCTCGGTGCGGATGCGGTGATCGACTATAAGAGCGACGTGCCGGTGGTGAAGGCGCTTGGCGAGGCTGCTCCGAAAGGAATCGACGTGTATTTCGACAACGTCGGCGGCGAGCATCTCGACGCGGCGCTGGCGCATGCGCGGATGCACGCGCGGTTCGCGGTGTGCGGGATGATCGACGTGTACAACAGCGGCGCGGCGACGCAGTTGAAGTATCTCGCGCGACTGATCGGTAACCGCGTGCAGATCCGCGGGTTCATCGTCAGCGACTACATGAATCGCGCCGAGGAGTTCTACAAGGACATGGGCGGGATGCTGGCGGCGGGGACGCTGAAGCGGCAGGAGACCGTGCACGAGGGGCTCGAAACGATGCCGGACGCGTTCCTGGGGCTGTTCTCGGGTGGGAACACGGGGAAGATGCTCGTCAAGGTTTGA
- a CDS encoding DUF2171 domain-containing protein, with the protein MVYERNTRDRQSGDYYGRPNSNDYGRDFRADGGGYGRSSAREYEAAGEYDRDDNRSGRGQGSQGRDDQGRGDQYGREQGGRDYYGGHNDRSQPSGGDRYGQSRYGQGSGQGYGQQGYGQQGYGQQRSGQGYGQQSYGQRSQGSGDTEYHGSYASDGRRFEDVGRNRDADDDNRNSARGGSRNEGRDYGRQPQGYDYDDRGFIARAGDEVRSWFGDDEAERRREADARYDERSYGNSDNRALGNRSSNTHDDHYHGWRSSQIAALDRDYDEYRNENRSKFETEFSSWRNERQGQRSSLSQVTEHMEVVGSDGSHVGTVDKVKGDRILLTKNDRDAGGVHHSIPSRWIKTVDGKVTLSKSADEAKAAWKEEERNSAMFEYGDRTGGDKKDTGSSGYASSTQTGSTATGSTGTSTASTTGTTTGGTTSDTLGKSGSTTY; encoded by the coding sequence ATGGTCTACGAACGCAACACCCGAGATCGCCAGTCGGGCGACTATTACGGTCGGCCGAACTCGAACGATTATGGTCGCGATTTCCGCGCAGACGGTGGCGGCTATGGTCGTTCCAGCGCGCGTGAATATGAAGCCGCCGGCGAATATGACCGCGACGATAACCGCAGCGGCCGCGGCCAGGGATCTCAGGGGCGTGACGACCAGGGACGCGGCGATCAATATGGTCGCGAGCAGGGCGGTCGTGATTATTATGGTGGCCACAATGACCGCTCGCAGCCATCGGGTGGCGACCGGTACGGCCAGTCGCGTTACGGCCAGGGATCGGGTCAGGGTTACGGCCAGCAGGGTTATGGCCAGCAGGGCTATGGCCAGCAGCGCTCCGGCCAGGGCTATGGCCAGCAGTCCTACGGCCAGCGCAGCCAGGGTTCGGGCGATACCGAATATCACGGCAGCTATGCTTCGGACGGTCGCCGCTTCGAGGACGTAGGCCGCAACCGCGACGCCGATGACGACAACCGCAACTCTGCGCGCGGCGGCAGCCGTAACGAGGGGCGTGACTATGGTCGTCAGCCACAGGGCTATGACTATGACGATCGCGGGTTCATCGCGCGCGCAGGCGACGAAGTTCGCTCGTGGTTCGGTGACGACGAGGCCGAGCGTCGCCGCGAAGCCGATGCACGCTATGACGAGCGGTCCTATGGCAACTCGGACAATCGTGCGTTAGGCAATCGCTCGTCGAACACGCATGACGACCATTATCATGGCTGGCGGAGCTCGCAGATCGCGGCGCTCGATCGTGACTATGACGAGTATCGGAACGAGAACCGCTCGAAGTTCGAGACCGAGTTCTCGTCGTGGCGCAATGAGCGCCAGGGCCAGCGCAGTTCGCTGTCGCAGGTCACCGAGCATATGGAAGTCGTCGGGTCTGACGGCAGCCATGTCGGCACGGTCGACAAGGTGAAGGGCGACCGGATCCTGCTGACCAAGAACGACCGCGATGCGGGCGGCGTGCATCACTCGATCCCGTCGCGCTGGATCAAGACCGTCGACGGCAAGGTGACTCTGTCGAAGTCGGCCGACGAAGCCAAGGCGGCGTGGAAGGAAGAAGAGCGCAACTCGGCGATGTTCGAGTACGGTGATCGCACGGGCGGCGACAAGAAGGATACCGGCAGCAGCGGTTATGCTTCGAGCACGCAGACGGGCAGCACGGCGACCGGCAGCACCGGGACCAGCACGGCATCGACCACGGGCACGACGACCGGCGGCACGACGTCGGACACGCTCGGCAAGTCGGGTTCGACCACGTACTAA
- a CDS encoding magnesium and cobalt transport protein CorA, protein MTVVAAYLYRHGKRVRAVSIDEKVDCPADRSEFVWIGICDPTDAEMRTLKDQYNLHPLAVEDAIKADQLPKVDVYGDQLFVVARTAQLQDDKIAYGETAIFVGHSHIISVRHGSARSHKALREQLEAAPTLLINGVDYVLHAILDYVVDGYLPIVESIEDEVLAMEQRTIDAFLGRDEIVRIFGLRREMIRFQRILGPMGEVAGKIVRLDLPCIDTEAKPYFSDVLDHVRRVQTMVEGLREVLTSVFEFSNLLEQQRTGAITRQLAAWAAILAVPTAIAGIYGMNFENMPELKTEYGYFVVLGVIGVVCAALYVKFKQAKWL, encoded by the coding sequence ATGACGGTCGTCGCCGCGTATCTCTATCGCCATGGCAAGCGCGTCCGCGCGGTCTCGATCGACGAAAAGGTCGATTGCCCGGCGGATCGCTCGGAGTTCGTCTGGATCGGCATCTGCGACCCGACCGACGCCGAGATGCGGACGCTGAAGGACCAGTATAACCTCCACCCACTAGCGGTGGAGGACGCGATCAAGGCGGACCAGCTGCCCAAGGTCGACGTCTATGGCGACCAGCTGTTCGTCGTCGCGCGCACCGCCCAGCTCCAGGACGACAAGATCGCATACGGCGAAACCGCGATCTTCGTCGGCCACAGTCACATCATCAGCGTCCGCCACGGCTCGGCGCGGTCGCACAAGGCACTGCGCGAACAGCTCGAAGCCGCGCCGACGCTGTTGATCAACGGCGTCGATTACGTCCTCCACGCGATCCTCGATTACGTCGTCGACGGCTATCTGCCGATCGTCGAGAGCATCGAGGACGAGGTACTCGCGATGGAACAACGCACGATCGACGCGTTCCTAGGCCGCGACGAGATCGTCCGCATCTTCGGGCTCCGACGCGAGATGATCCGCTTCCAGCGCATCTTGGGCCCGATGGGCGAGGTCGCGGGCAAGATCGTCCGCCTCGACCTCCCCTGCATCGACACCGAGGCGAAACCGTATTTCAGCGACGTGCTCGACCACGTCCGCCGCGTGCAGACGATGGTCGAGGGCCTGCGCGAAGTGCTGACCTCGGTGTTCGAATTCAGCAACCTGCTCGAACAACAACGTACCGGCGCGATCACCCGCCAACTCGCTGCCTGGGCCGCGATCCTTGCCGTCCCGACCGCGATCGCGGGGATTTACGGCATGAACTTCGAGAACATGCCCGAGTTGAAGACGGAATACGGGTATTTTGTGGTGCTGGGCGTGATCGGGGTCGTCTGCGCCGCGCTATACGTAAAGTTCAAGCAGGCGAAGTGGCTGTAG
- a CDS encoding phage integrase SAM-like domain-containing protein, with protein MGRTADAAENRVQLGAFWLEYRAERDDWSICWYDAAARTRRRRKTGIGGGTGDGPPEAAREALARHYLEASKPAAPQPKAKALVPELLAIWLRDHVSTKEDPARYAISVQHWLRFFDRQRKLGHVINGVTVADVNNAFVDRFITFRKSEGVGGHTISRDIAALRGSLNHAWREELIEAAPFVKEVAAKDKAKPRDLIYTMEEVAALLEALWSRPERRHAFLYSMIALSTCGRSEAILDLHDHQLDRGLIFFLDPDRDQTSKRRSIVPIAPTLAPWLDGVTGKVIKFRAPIAEAKWTDPAAPEYFERDCYDVGKAFEGALIEAGICKSVLNVDGSPKMHPPRRKLGETVGRPVLKGKGTPNTLRHTIITEMHRRGVAEAQIDAASGHAGEGTNKRNYRHLRPDYLAELITAVEDYWQEMRRFTSVHLRSQCGPSVVSLAAARADKRLGNG; from the coding sequence ATGGGCCGAACAGCCGACGCCGCCGAGAATCGGGTCCAGCTTGGAGCCTTCTGGCTCGAATACCGAGCGGAACGAGATGACTGGTCCATCTGCTGGTACGATGCAGCCGCACGTACACGCCGCCGCCGAAAGACTGGCATCGGAGGCGGCACAGGCGATGGGCCGCCGGAAGCGGCGCGCGAGGCCCTCGCACGCCACTATCTAGAGGCGAGCAAGCCAGCCGCCCCGCAGCCGAAGGCGAAGGCGCTCGTCCCCGAACTCTTGGCGATCTGGCTACGCGATCACGTGTCGACGAAGGAGGACCCCGCTCGGTACGCGATCTCCGTGCAGCACTGGCTGCGGTTCTTCGATCGTCAGCGCAAGCTCGGTCACGTGATCAACGGCGTGACCGTCGCGGACGTCAACAACGCCTTCGTCGATCGCTTCATCACGTTTCGTAAGTCCGAGGGAGTCGGGGGGCACACCATCAGCCGAGACATCGCGGCGCTTCGCGGTTCGCTCAACCATGCCTGGCGCGAAGAGCTAATCGAAGCGGCGCCGTTCGTGAAGGAGGTAGCGGCGAAGGACAAGGCAAAGCCCCGCGACCTCATCTATACGATGGAGGAGGTCGCAGCGCTGCTGGAGGCTCTATGGAGCAGGCCAGAGCGTCGGCATGCATTCCTCTATTCGATGATCGCGCTCAGCACCTGCGGGCGCAGCGAGGCCATCCTTGACCTTCACGATCACCAGCTCGACCGCGGGCTGATATTCTTCCTCGACCCAGACCGCGACCAGACGTCGAAGCGCCGCTCGATCGTACCGATCGCGCCGACCCTCGCCCCGTGGCTGGATGGTGTAACAGGCAAGGTCATCAAGTTCCGCGCACCGATCGCCGAAGCAAAGTGGACCGACCCGGCAGCACCCGAATATTTCGAGCGCGACTGCTACGACGTCGGCAAGGCGTTCGAGGGCGCGTTGATCGAAGCAGGGATATGCAAGTCCGTCCTAAACGTCGACGGCTCCCCCAAGATGCACCCGCCCAGGCGCAAGCTGGGCGAGACCGTCGGCCGCCCGGTTCTGAAGGGGAAGGGCACGCCGAACACGCTGCGACACACGATCATCACCGAGATGCATCGGCGCGGCGTGGCGGAAGCACAGATCGACGCAGCGTCAGGCCATGCCGGTGAAGGGACGAACAAACGGAATTATCGCCATTTGCGCCCCGACTATCTCGCCGAGCTTATTACCGCGGTTGAGGACTATTGGCAGGAGATGCGCCGATTCACGAGCGTGCATCTGCGGTCCCAGTGCGGTCCCAGTGTAGTCAGCTTAGCCGCGGCTCGCGCCGATAAGAGGTTAGGAAATGGCTGA
- a CDS encoding methionine ABC transporter permease, with translation MSFFANIDWSDIGQACLDTLIMLGGSLVLTIAFGLPLGVLLYLTDRGRLSQNRVANAVLGIIVNILRSVPFIILLIVMIPLTVMLVGTSLGVAGAIPPLVVGAAPFYARLVEGSLKEVDRTTIEAVQAMGATTRQIVTGALIPEALPGLIAGATVTAVALVSFTAMAGVVGAGGLGDLAIRFGYQRFQTDVMVVTVVLLVVLVQIIQYAGDALARHFTRR, from the coding sequence ATGAGCTTCTTTGCCAACATCGACTGGTCGGACATCGGCCAGGCCTGCCTCGACACGCTGATCATGCTCGGCGGATCACTCGTGTTGACGATCGCGTTCGGCCTCCCGCTCGGCGTCCTTCTGTACCTCACCGACCGGGGCCGGCTGTCGCAGAACCGCGTCGCCAACGCCGTGCTCGGGATCATCGTCAACATCCTCCGCTCGGTGCCGTTCATCATCCTGCTGATCGTGATGATTCCGCTCACCGTGATGCTCGTCGGCACCTCGCTAGGCGTTGCCGGCGCGATCCCCCCGCTCGTCGTCGGCGCCGCGCCCTTCTACGCACGGCTCGTCGAAGGATCGCTCAAGGAAGTCGACCGCACCACGATCGAGGCAGTCCAGGCGATGGGTGCCACCACGCGCCAGATCGTCACCGGCGCGCTGATCCCCGAGGCGCTCCCCGGGCTGATTGCCGGCGCCACCGTGACCGCGGTCGCGCTCGTCTCGTTCACCGCGATGGCGGGCGTCGTCGGTGCAGGCGGGCTCGGCGATCTCGCGATCCGGTTCGGCTATCAGCGCTTCCAGACCGACGTCATGGTCGTCACCGTCGTGCTGCTGGTCGTGCTCGTCCAGATCATCCAATATGCCGGCGACGCGCTCGCCCGCCACTTCACCCGCCGCTAA
- a CDS encoding HIRAN domain-containing protein — translation MDELTCNVVGIDFPNADKSKSNRRMELMLCTPGEPVDLRREPKNPYDTNAVAVFSQRAVQMGYLSAERAPLIGRRMQEEEHVAIFQALVGSYGYVRIRFGGGAPTLPDPEASTPSRSSPASFDPDAFFPDPEGPESGA, via the coding sequence ATGGACGAATTGACGTGCAACGTGGTCGGCATCGACTTCCCCAACGCGGACAAGAGCAAGAGCAACCGCCGCATGGAATTGATGCTCTGCACTCCCGGCGAACCTGTCGACCTACGCCGCGAGCCGAAGAACCCGTATGATACGAATGCGGTGGCGGTGTTCAGCCAGCGCGCCGTGCAGATGGGCTATCTGTCCGCCGAACGTGCTCCGCTGATCGGACGGCGGATGCAGGAAGAGGAGCATGTCGCCATATTCCAGGCTCTGGTCGGCAGCTACGGCTATGTCCGCATCCGCTTCGGCGGCGGCGCACCGACACTGCCGGATCCCGAGGCATCCACGCCATCACGGTCTAGCCCAGCGTCGTTCGACCCGGATGCCTTCTTTCCCGACCCCGAGGGTCCCGAATCGGGCGCGTGA
- a CDS encoding molybdopterin-binding protein, with protein MVEERIWTAALTIIGDEILSGRTQDKNVAQIAAWLNVQGIRLAEVRVVADKTEAIVEAVNTLRTRNDYLFTTGGIGPTHDDITVDAIAEALGVAVEHHPRAMAVLEAYYATRGGLTEARARMARVPVGADLIDNKVSGAPGIRIGNIFIMAGVPHITAGMLDALTGTLEGGRPVVSKTIGCWVAESEVADILRDAEKTHEGVAIGSYPFFRDGRTGANFVVRSSDEALVDRCLADLTRDLEATGRVVTAQGI; from the coding sequence ATGGTAGAGGAACGCATCTGGACGGCCGCGCTGACGATCATCGGCGACGAGATCCTGTCGGGCCGCACGCAGGACAAGAACGTCGCGCAGATCGCGGCCTGGCTCAACGTGCAGGGCATCCGCCTCGCCGAGGTGCGCGTGGTCGCCGACAAGACCGAGGCGATCGTCGAGGCGGTCAACACCTTGCGGACGCGCAACGATTATCTGTTCACGACCGGCGGGATCGGGCCGACTCACGACGACATCACGGTGGACGCGATCGCCGAGGCGCTGGGCGTCGCGGTCGAGCACCATCCACGCGCGATGGCGGTGCTGGAGGCGTATTACGCGACGCGTGGCGGGCTTACCGAAGCGCGGGCACGGATGGCGCGGGTGCCGGTCGGGGCGGACCTGATCGACAACAAGGTGTCAGGCGCGCCGGGGATTCGGATCGGCAACATCTTCATCATGGCGGGCGTGCCGCACATTACCGCGGGGATGCTCGATGCGCTGACGGGGACGCTCGAGGGCGGGCGGCCGGTGGTCTCTAAGACGATCGGGTGCTGGGTCGCAGAGAGTGAGGTCGCGGATATCCTGCGCGATGCGGAGAAGACGCATGAGGGCGTCGCGATCGGGAGCTATCCGTTCTTCCGCGATGGCAGGACGGGCGCGAACTTCGTGGTGCGGAGTTCGGACGAGGCGCTGGTCGACCGCTGCCTCGCGGACCTGACGCGCGATCTGGAAGCGACCGGTCGCGTGGTCACTGCGCAGGGTATCTAG
- a CDS encoding phage tail tape measure C-terminal domain-containing protein encodes MIGGSVAGGAAVLIIGALIGAYLLYRNAAAEAEERNKATAVSMRDTAEASRRLNQGLIALASTGAAAASGIAQAGGSASAATGKMLTFAGAVGEAAEKLRQLAQARRREQVLSFAADSVAAEKRANEAQARINARTSSGQAGTAKGEVVPIQEADRRANANDARIVAENRGLQQANYQAAQRAANIPLASRVRESDRIGGRDVDGDLARVTRDLVVARQRGIRSQVESLEAQKFELTQYKDYRKKGLSPQAAQDAASADANSFRGASAGAQGDRDAKANRAAGNKATREAAAAQRREATVVRDAAADDRAYSAAERTANNEIAAAKADLANSADDRANIEKERIESERRNRANEIAAQATQGGLGVGKIAETRKLELQALNDKRAELETQVVDARERQRVADEAVTLASADRGNQVELLQKQADLVTSAGARRDLERRILDIQYDEERAKLEGVIASRDTNETDKKIARRRLALLGELQAADEKGVDQKNAGPVAQYRERLKNATGDMKEALNGVVANGLGNVEDGLLGIVNGTESVGSAFKKMAGSIIADLARIAIQKAILSAIGTSFLGFADGGSLSGIPGRADGGSLGGMISGPGNGTFDSILALLKGPGGGAVRLSNREFIMNESAVNYYGPATMAAINSKRLPKFATGGSLGGRAIPSLRAPAMPSLSGLSAGRRDRMSLDVRVKTEASPLLVSTVQETALRTVSAAADPIMDGAQTRTIRKLNRPDLPGGYG; translated from the coding sequence TTGATCGGAGGATCCGTCGCCGGCGGCGCGGCCGTTCTCATCATCGGCGCGCTGATCGGTGCGTATCTGCTGTACCGCAACGCGGCGGCAGAGGCCGAAGAGCGGAACAAGGCGACCGCGGTCTCGATGCGCGATACCGCGGAGGCCAGCCGGCGGCTCAACCAGGGGCTGATCGCTCTCGCGTCGACCGGCGCCGCCGCTGCCTCCGGCATCGCCCAGGCCGGTGGCTCGGCAAGTGCAGCGACCGGCAAGATGCTGACGTTCGCCGGCGCCGTAGGCGAGGCCGCGGAAAAGCTGCGGCAACTCGCCCAAGCGCGGCGTCGCGAACAGGTGCTCAGCTTCGCAGCCGACTCGGTCGCGGCGGAGAAGCGCGCCAACGAAGCACAGGCCCGCATCAATGCCAGGACAAGCTCGGGTCAGGCCGGGACGGCGAAGGGCGAAGTCGTGCCGATCCAGGAGGCCGACCGTCGTGCAAACGCCAATGACGCGCGCATCGTCGCTGAGAACCGGGGGCTGCAGCAGGCGAATTATCAGGCAGCGCAACGGGCCGCGAACATTCCGCTGGCAAGTCGGGTCCGCGAGAGCGACCGCATCGGCGGCCGCGACGTCGACGGCGATCTCGCGCGCGTCACGCGCGACCTGGTCGTGGCACGCCAGCGCGGCATCCGATCGCAGGTCGAATCCCTCGAGGCCCAGAAGTTCGAACTGACGCAGTACAAGGACTATCGGAAGAAGGGACTGTCGCCCCAGGCGGCGCAGGATGCCGCCAGCGCGGACGCCAACTCATTCCGTGGCGCATCGGCGGGTGCGCAGGGCGATCGTGACGCTAAGGCGAACCGTGCCGCCGGGAACAAGGCCACGCGTGAAGCTGCTGCTGCGCAACGCCGGGAGGCAACCGTTGTCCGGGACGCCGCCGCCGACGACCGCGCGTACAGTGCGGCCGAGCGGACGGCGAACAACGAGATCGCTGCTGCGAAGGCGGACCTAGCCAACTCGGCGGACGATCGCGCCAATATCGAGAAGGAGCGCATCGAGAGCGAACGCCGGAACCGCGCGAACGAGATCGCGGCTCAGGCGACTCAAGGGGGCTTGGGCGTCGGCAAGATCGCCGAGACGCGCAAGCTCGAACTGCAGGCCCTGAACGACAAGCGTGCCGAACTCGAAACGCAGGTCGTGGACGCGCGCGAGCGTCAGCGCGTTGCCGATGAAGCGGTGACGCTCGCGTCGGCCGATCGCGGCAACCAGGTCGAGTTGCTCCAGAAGCAGGCCGATCTGGTCACGTCGGCCGGAGCCCGTCGGGATCTCGAACGGCGGATCCTCGACATTCAGTACGACGAGGAACGCGCGAAGCTCGAAGGGGTAATTGCGTCGCGCGACACCAACGAGACGGACAAGAAGATCGCGCGGCGCAGGCTGGCCCTGCTCGGCGAGTTGCAGGCCGCAGACGAGAAGGGCGTCGATCAGAAGAACGCCGGGCCGGTCGCACAGTATCGCGAGCGGTTGAAGAACGCGACCGGCGACATGAAGGAGGCGCTCAACGGCGTCGTCGCCAACGGCCTCGGCAACGTCGAGGACGGCCTGCTCGGCATCGTCAACGGCACTGAGAGCGTCGGGTCGGCCTTCAAGAAGATGGCCGGGTCGATCATCGCGGATCTCGCGCGCATCGCGATCCAGAAGGCGATCCTGTCCGCGATCGGGACGAGCTTCCTCGGCTTTGCGGATGGCGGCTCGCTGTCGGGCATCCCCGGCCGGGCGGATGGCGGTTCGCTAGGCGGGATGATCAGCGGCCCTGGCAACGGCACCTTCGACAGCATCCTCGCGCTGCTGAAGGGTCCGGGCGGCGGGGCGGTCCGACTGTCCAATCGCGAGTTCATTATGAACGAGAGCGCGGTGAACTATTACGGGCCCGCCACGATGGCCGCGATCAATTCGAAGCGCCTGCCGAAGTTCGCGACCGGCGGCTCGCTCGGTGGTCGCGCGATCCCGTCGCTGCGTGCTCCGGCCATGCCGAGCCTTTCCGGGCTGTCGGCGGGTCGGCGGGACCGAATGTCGCTGGACGTCCGTGTGAAGACCGAGGCTTCGCCGCTGCTGGTCTCGACGGTGCAGGAAACCGCCCTGCGCACCGTCAGCGCCGCGGCTGATCCCATCATGGACGGCGCCCAGACGCGGACCATCCGGAAACTCAACCGCCCCGATCTACCTGGAGGATACGGCTGA